Proteins encoded in a region of the Elizabethkingia bruuniana genome:
- a CDS encoding chloride channel protein has product MKKLLTYIRNRLKQTFDNITNERLKDNLLQAIPFWIASIITGLIAVLYAKIFGWGELLLFKIIHWKSWLIFIITPFAFVLSWWLVDRFAPYAKGSGIPQVMASVDLANPRDRYMIKYLLSFKIIIIKIISSFVLITGGGIIGREGPTIQIAGSVFRKVNELLPRWWPKISQKNMILTGAAAGLSAAFNTPLGGVVFAIEELAKTHISYFKTALFTAVIIAGLTAETLAGPYLYLGYPKTGGTTLWLMFPVILIAAISGIASSYISGLMLKINKFRAKFTHKKQHILFLIGTALIISSLAYFVDKNILGSGKELMEHSLFTSDKHQKWYMPILKMIGSTLSFTSGGAGGIFAPALSIGASIGSVFSGLINLTPEETNVIILAGMVAFLTGITRAPFTSAILVLEMTDRHSLIFHLMLAGMISSIASMIISRHSLYDSLKIGFLEKLNKEVRAPKDKLHLKDLVKRR; this is encoded by the coding sequence GTGAAAAAACTACTTACTTATATCCGCAACCGGCTAAAGCAAACTTTTGATAATATCACAAATGAGCGGCTGAAAGACAACTTGCTCCAGGCTATTCCTTTTTGGATAGCTTCTATTATCACGGGACTTATAGCTGTATTATATGCTAAAATTTTCGGTTGGGGCGAGCTGTTGCTATTTAAAATTATTCACTGGAAATCGTGGCTTATCTTTATTATCACTCCTTTCGCTTTTGTTTTATCCTGGTGGCTCGTGGATCGTTTTGCCCCCTATGCAAAAGGAAGTGGTATTCCCCAGGTAATGGCATCTGTGGATCTGGCAAATCCCAGAGACCGCTATATGATAAAATACCTGTTGAGTTTTAAAATTATTATTATAAAAATTATATCAAGCTTTGTCCTTATTACAGGTGGCGGTATTATCGGTAGAGAAGGACCAACAATACAAATTGCCGGATCTGTGTTCCGGAAAGTCAACGAACTTTTACCCAGATGGTGGCCAAAGATTTCACAAAAAAATATGATTCTTACGGGTGCTGCAGCCGGACTTTCAGCGGCATTCAACACCCCTTTGGGTGGTGTTGTATTTGCTATTGAAGAATTAGCAAAAACACATATCAGTTATTTTAAAACAGCGCTTTTCACTGCTGTAATTATTGCCGGACTTACTGCCGAAACACTTGCCGGGCCCTATCTTTATCTGGGCTATCCTAAAACAGGCGGGACTACTCTATGGTTAATGTTTCCTGTAATTCTTATCGCAGCTATCTCCGGAATCGCCAGCAGCTATATTTCCGGTTTAATGCTAAAAATTAATAAATTCAGGGCAAAATTCACTCATAAAAAGCAACATATTCTCTTTTTAATAGGTACAGCTCTTATTATATCTTCACTCGCTTACTTTGTAGATAAAAATATATTAGGTTCTGGTAAAGAGCTTATGGAACACTCCTTGTTCACTAGTGATAAGCATCAAAAATGGTATATGCCGATTCTGAAAATGATCGGTTCTACCCTTTCTTTTACAAGTGGTGGTGCTGGCGGTATTTTTGCTCCGGCTCTCAGCATCGGGGCAAGTATAGGATCTGTTTTTTCAGGATTAATTAACCTAACTCCTGAAGAAACTAATGTTATTATACTAGCCGGAATGGTTGCCTTTTTAACAGGAATTACCCGCGCCCCATTTACTTCTGCAATTCTGGTATTGGAAATGACGGATCGGCACAGCCTTATATTCCATCTAATGCTGGCAGGTATGATATCCTCTATTGCTTCTATGATTATCAGCAGACACTCATTATATGATTCCTTAAAAATAGGTTTTCTCGAAAAGCTTAATAAAGAAGTGCGTGCTCCTAAAGACAAATTACATCTCAAAGATTTGGTAAAAAGAAGATAA
- a CDS encoding GNAT family N-acetyltransferase, whose amino-acid sequence MTNNFLIRKATEEDTPVIFSLIKQLAEYEKLSDAVITSEEELRHNIFHEGLSKVLIAEENNIPIGFALYFYNFSTFVGKAGLYLEDLFVEPTHRGKGYGKKLLVALAQIAKEKNCGRMEWSVLNWNKPSIEFYESLEAVPMDEWTVYRLTQDKINILANS is encoded by the coding sequence ATGACCAACAATTTTTTAATCCGAAAGGCTACAGAAGAGGATACACCTGTAATTTTCTCTCTAATCAAACAACTTGCAGAATACGAAAAGCTTTCTGATGCTGTTATTACTTCTGAGGAGGAGCTAAGACATAATATCTTCCATGAAGGTTTGTCTAAGGTACTTATTGCTGAAGAGAACAATATTCCGATAGGTTTCGCACTATATTTTTATAATTTTTCCACTTTCGTGGGAAAAGCCGGATTATATCTGGAAGATCTTTTTGTAGAACCTACGCACAGAGGAAAAGGTTATGGCAAAAAACTTTTAGTTGCTTTAGCACAAATAGCCAAAGAGAAAAACTGCGGAAGAATGGAATGGTCTGTACTAAACTGGAATAAGCCTTCTATCGAGTTTTATGAATCTCTGGAAGCTGTTCCTATGGATGAATGGACCGTATACAGACTGACTCAGGATAAAATCAATATTCTGGCAAATTCATAA
- a CDS encoding family 20 glycosylhydrolase, protein MKTNKVLISLLIYAVPFLVSAQNNFDIIPKPSSVSLKNGEYIFPQTIKIRISPEFADVKPLLSEYSALTGGKNIVSTKNINSGDIRIVKDQQNKFAPGAYRLSVNNKGIQIESSDITGAINGVHTFVQLGLLQKDPSRLSYASIEDQPRFSYRGLHLDVSRHFYPFSFLKKYIDLMALYKFNNFHWHLTDGAGWRLEIKKYPELTDKAAWRTHANWKDWWQNGRQYTEQGNPNASGGFYTQKEAKELVEYAAERGINIIPEIEMPGHSEEVLAVYPELSCSGKPYTQSEFCIGNPKTFEFLQNVIDEVLEIFPSKYIHIGGDEADKKHWASCPKDQALMKKEGLKSVDELQSYAIRKMDQYLQSRGRKLIGWDEILDGGLTPGATVMSWRGESGGIAAADAGHDVIMTPGEFLYFDSYQTDPRTQPEAIGGYLPLDKVYSYNPIPAVLKKEKAKHVLGAQANLWAEYVPTTEHVEYMVFPRALALAEVNWTALENKNIQDFTKRLQSHYRILQKLQVNYYRPSYNIYSIVKFDSSSGTNTVSLVTEQMNSENIRYTLDGKEPTNESLIYKEPFIINKPAKVKAAYFMNAIKTGPVLDLDIDIHKAIGKKVIYNNKWDGYEAQKEQTLTNGVFGGLTYHDKQWQGFTKDVDVVVDFEKKETLNTIAMRFMQIIGPGVYMPGEMKVLVSDDGVAYKEIGIVKNDIPETESKLTFKRFELKLKTPVQTRYLKIIAPNIKKGYLFTDEIIVY, encoded by the coding sequence ATGAAAACAAATAAAGTTCTGATATCTTTATTAATATATGCTGTACCATTTTTAGTGTCAGCGCAAAATAATTTCGATATCATTCCCAAACCTTCTTCCGTATCTTTAAAGAATGGAGAATATATTTTTCCTCAAACCATTAAAATCAGAATTTCCCCAGAGTTTGCTGATGTTAAGCCCCTTTTATCTGAGTATTCTGCTTTGACGGGTGGAAAGAATATAGTCAGTACTAAAAATATAAACTCCGGTGATATCCGTATTGTAAAAGATCAACAAAATAAATTTGCCCCCGGAGCTTATAGATTATCTGTAAATAATAAAGGTATACAAATTGAATCGTCAGATATTACTGGTGCTATTAATGGTGTTCATACTTTTGTACAGTTAGGTTTGCTTCAGAAAGATCCGTCAAGGTTAAGTTATGCTTCTATTGAAGATCAGCCACGCTTTTCATACAGAGGATTGCATTTAGATGTATCCAGACATTTTTATCCTTTTTCTTTCCTGAAAAAATACATAGACCTTATGGCTCTGTATAAATTCAATAATTTTCACTGGCATTTGACTGACGGAGCAGGATGGAGATTGGAAATAAAGAAATACCCGGAATTAACAGATAAGGCTGCCTGGCGTACTCATGCGAACTGGAAGGACTGGTGGCAAAACGGGCGACAGTATACAGAACAAGGGAATCCTAATGCAAGTGGAGGCTTTTATACACAGAAAGAAGCAAAAGAGTTGGTAGAATATGCTGCTGAGCGAGGTATAAATATAATACCAGAAATAGAAATGCCGGGACATAGTGAAGAAGTGTTGGCTGTTTATCCGGAATTATCATGCTCCGGAAAACCATATACTCAAAGCGAATTTTGTATAGGAAATCCTAAGACATTTGAGTTTCTTCAGAATGTAATAGATGAAGTGCTGGAAATTTTCCCTTCCAAATATATACATATAGGCGGAGATGAAGCCGATAAAAAACACTGGGCATCCTGTCCGAAAGATCAAGCTTTAATGAAAAAGGAAGGATTGAAGTCGGTTGATGAGCTTCAAAGCTATGCTATTCGTAAAATGGATCAATATTTACAGTCAAGAGGGCGAAAGCTTATTGGTTGGGATGAAATTCTAGATGGAGGATTAACGCCAGGAGCAACTGTGATGAGCTGGAGAGGAGAGTCGGGAGGTATAGCTGCTGCCGATGCCGGACATGATGTAATTATGACTCCCGGAGAGTTTTTGTATTTTGATAGTTACCAGACTGATCCCAGAACTCAACCCGAGGCAATAGGAGGATATTTACCTTTGGACAAAGTATATTCGTATAATCCGATCCCTGCAGTACTGAAAAAAGAAAAAGCAAAACATGTATTAGGCGCTCAGGCAAATCTTTGGGCTGAATATGTTCCGACAACAGAACATGTAGAATATATGGTTTTTCCCAGAGCTCTTGCATTAGCAGAAGTAAACTGGACAGCTTTAGAGAATAAAAACATTCAGGATTTTACCAAAAGGCTACAATCACACTATAGAATTTTGCAAAAGCTTCAGGTCAATTATTACAGACCTTCCTATAATATATATAGTATAGTGAAATTTGATTCCTCATCCGGAACTAATACGGTGAGTTTGGTTACAGAGCAAATGAACTCTGAGAATATAAGGTATACATTAGATGGTAAAGAACCAACAAATGAGTCCTTAATATATAAGGAACCTTTTATTATAAATAAGCCTGCAAAAGTTAAAGCTGCATATTTTATGAATGCTATAAAAACAGGTCCGGTTTTAGATCTGGATATAGATATTCATAAAGCAATTGGTAAAAAAGTAATTTATAATAATAAATGGGATGGTTATGAAGCCCAGAAGGAACAAACATTAACGAATGGAGTTTTCGGAGGATTGACTTATCATGATAAGCAATGGCAGGGTTTTACTAAAGATGTAGATGTTGTTGTTGATTTTGAAAAAAAGGAAACGCTTAATACGATTGCTATGCGCTTTATGCAAATTATTGGTCCGGGAGTTTATATGCCCGGAGAAATGAAAGTCTTGGTTTCAGATGATGGAGTAGCATATAAAGAAATTGGAATTGTAAAAAATGATATCCCGGAGACAGAGTCGAAATTAACTTTTAAACGATTTGAACTAAAGTTAAAAACTCCGGTACAGACAAGGTATCTGAAAATTATTGCTCCTAATATAAAGAAAGGGTATTTGTTTACAGATGAAATTATTGTTTATTAG
- a CDS encoding dihydrolipoamide acetyltransferase family protein, which produces MAEYKLLLPSMGEGVMEATIITWLYNEGDTVSEDDSVVEIATDKVDSDVPTPVSGKIVKILKQKDEVAKVGEAIAILEVAGEGNADITTEAPAAAQTTSIEPEVEKELMQPIAAQTVATDSLSGTDLYLSPLVKSIAQQENITEAELKSIKGSGLEGRITKEDILAYLPNRGNTATPTTTPVVAKSAPASAPTSTIPVAAGDEIVPMDRMRKIIAENMVKAKQIAPHVTSFIETDVTNVVKWRNKHKSAFEKREGEKLTFMPIFIKAVVKAIQDFPLINVSVDGDKIIKKKNINIGMATALPDGNLIVPVIKNADQLSLSGLAKAINDLAYRARNKKLRPEDTQGATYTISNVGSFGNLMGTPIIPQPQVAILAVGAIVKKPAVLETPDGDVIAIRNLMFMSHSYDHRVVDGSLGGMFLKHVHDYLQNWDLNTEV; this is translated from the coding sequence ATGGCAGAATATAAATTATTACTTCCTTCAATGGGAGAAGGCGTGATGGAAGCGACAATTATCACATGGTTGTATAACGAAGGCGACACTGTAAGTGAAGACGACTCCGTTGTAGAAATTGCAACCGATAAAGTTGATTCTGATGTTCCGACTCCTGTTTCCGGTAAAATTGTAAAGATTTTAAAACAAAAAGATGAAGTAGCAAAAGTTGGTGAAGCTATTGCTATTTTAGAAGTTGCCGGTGAGGGAAATGCTGATATTACTACAGAAGCTCCCGCAGCTGCACAAACAACTTCTATTGAACCTGAAGTAGAAAAAGAATTAATGCAGCCTATTGCTGCACAGACTGTAGCAACGGATTCCTTATCAGGTACAGATTTATATCTTTCTCCATTAGTTAAGTCTATCGCACAACAGGAGAATATTACTGAAGCTGAGCTAAAATCTATTAAAGGATCTGGCCTTGAAGGTAGAATTACAAAAGAAGATATCTTAGCATACCTTCCAAACAGAGGTAACACTGCAACACCAACAACTACACCAGTAGTTGCTAAAAGTGCACCAGCATCTGCTCCGACATCTACAATCCCTGTTGCTGCAGGTGATGAGATTGTTCCAATGGACAGAATGCGAAAAATTATCGCTGAAAACATGGTGAAAGCTAAGCAGATCGCTCCACACGTAACTTCGTTTATCGAAACTGACGTTACCAATGTTGTAAAATGGAGAAACAAACACAAATCTGCTTTCGAAAAACGTGAAGGTGAAAAACTAACTTTCATGCCGATTTTCATAAAAGCAGTTGTTAAAGCTATTCAGGATTTCCCATTAATCAACGTTTCTGTTGATGGTGACAAAATCATTAAAAAGAAAAACATCAATATTGGTATGGCTACTGCCCTTCCGGATGGTAATCTTATTGTTCCGGTAATCAAAAATGCAGATCAGCTTTCTCTTTCAGGTTTAGCAAAAGCTATTAATGACCTGGCTTACAGAGCAAGAAATAAAAAATTAAGACCTGAAGATACACAAGGCGCAACTTATACTATCTCTAATGTAGGAAGCTTTGGAAACTTAATGGGTACTCCTATTATTCCTCAGCCACAGGTTGCAATTTTAGCTGTAGGTGCTATCGTTAAAAAACCTGCAGTATTAGAAACTCCGGATGGAGATGTTATTGCAATCAGAAACCTTATGTTCATGAGTCACTCTTACGATCACCGTGTAGTAGATGGTTCTTTAGGAGGAATGTTCCTAAAGCATGTTCATGACTATCTTCAAAATTGGGATCTGAATACAGAAGTTTAA
- the lipB gene encoding lipoyl(octanoyl) transferase LipB has protein sequence MNSKINHNVIFQELGVLDYQSAWDYQEKLLKSNIDIKINNRQLQPEDTTETENHLLFVEHPHVYTLGKSGHEENMLANNDMLKEIDATYVKTNRGGDITYHGYGQIVGYPVLDLENFYTDIHRYMRELEEIIIRTIAEYGLKGERSPGETGVWLDVGKPYARKICAMGVKASRWVTIHGFALNVNTDLRYFEYIIPCGIKDKQVTSLKRELEREVDMEEVKLKIKKHFQEVFQTEWI, from the coding sequence ATGAATTCTAAAATTAATCATAATGTTATTTTTCAGGAACTTGGTGTATTGGATTATCAGTCTGCATGGGACTACCAGGAAAAGCTTCTGAAAAGTAATATAGATATAAAAATAAATAACAGACAGCTTCAACCGGAAGACACTACGGAAACAGAAAATCATCTGCTTTTTGTAGAACATCCGCACGTTTATACATTGGGGAAAAGCGGGCATGAAGAAAATATGCTTGCTAATAATGATATGCTGAAAGAAATTGATGCAACTTATGTAAAAACAAATCGCGGCGGAGACATCACCTACCATGGTTATGGCCAAATTGTAGGCTACCCTGTTCTGGATCTTGAAAATTTCTATACAGATATCCACCGTTATATGAGGGAACTGGAAGAAATCATTATCCGGACTATTGCTGAATATGGATTAAAAGGGGAACGTTCTCCTGGGGAAACAGGTGTTTGGCTGGATGTTGGCAAACCATATGCCCGAAAGATTTGTGCAATGGGGGTGAAAGCCAGTCGCTGGGTTACGATCCATGGCTTTGCATTAAATGTAAATACAGATCTTCGTTATTTCGAATATATTATTCCTTGCGGTATAAAAGACAAACAGGTAACATCTCTTAAAAGAGAACTGGAAAGGGAGGTTGATATGGAAGAAGTAAAATTAAAAATCAAAAAACATTTTCAGGAAGTCTTCCAAACTGAATGGATATAA
- a CDS encoding response regulator transcription factor, which yields MRVLLLEDDLVLSSEISTFLASNDILCETSSDGEEFLTKTTGAAYDIYLLDINVPKINGLEATQIVRDTDPNTPIIIISAYDDIADKKEAFLRKADDYLVKPFLLEELLLRINSLLRRREAPKKEEEKIVIDDLEILPADGKVYRDGTEINLTVREFQLLMLLANANGRTLSKQHISDQVWQNHFQTTNNTIEVYINFLRKKIDKDFKHKLIHTRPGFGYYLASLK from the coding sequence ATGCGAGTATTACTTTTGGAGGATGATTTAGTTTTATCATCAGAGATTTCGACTTTCTTAGCGTCTAATGATATTTTGTGTGAGACATCATCTGATGGAGAAGAATTTCTGACGAAAACTACTGGGGCAGCTTATGATATCTATCTTCTGGATATTAATGTACCTAAGATAAACGGATTGGAAGCTACACAAATTGTAAGAGATACAGACCCCAATACTCCGATTATTATTATTTCTGCTTACGATGATATTGCAGATAAAAAAGAAGCATTTTTACGTAAAGCAGATGATTATCTTGTAAAACCATTTTTACTTGAAGAACTTCTGCTAAGAATAAATTCTTTACTCAGAAGAAGAGAAGCACCTAAAAAAGAGGAAGAAAAAATTGTAATTGATGATCTTGAAATTCTTCCTGCAGATGGCAAAGTATACAGAGACGGAACAGAAATAAACCTTACGGTAAGAGAATTCCAGCTTTTGATGCTTTTGGCTAATGCCAACGGAAGAACCCTTTCCAAGCAACATATCTCTGATCAGGTATGGCAGAATCATTTCCAGACCACCAATAATACTATTGAGGTTTATATTAACTTTCTCCGAAAAAAAATAGATAAAGATTTTAAGCATAAACTAATCCATACCCGTCCAGGCTTCGGATATTATCTTGCCAGTCTGAAATGA